A region of Ornithodoros turicata isolate Travis chromosome 5, ASM3712646v1, whole genome shotgun sequence DNA encodes the following proteins:
- the LOC135395935 gene encoding uncharacterized protein LOC135395935 codes for MVDVSSKPDSIRTATASGKVILGKMVFDLVKSNQIKKGDVLTTAQIAGINAAKQTWTLVPLCHPVALSKVDVTMTMDQQDHTVCIDALAKCTGKTGVEMEALTAVSVAALTVYDMCKGVSRELKITDIRLTSKTGGTRGDYFEERI; via the coding sequence ATGGTGGACGTTTCAAGCAAGCCCGATTCAATCCGTACAGCCACTGCATCCGGAAAGGTGATTTTGGGGAAGATGGTGTTCGATTTGGTGAAATCCAATCAAATCAAGAAAGGTGACGTGCTAACGACAGCTCAGATCGCTGGGATCAATGCCGCTAAGCAGACATGGACACTCGTGCCCTTGTGTCACCCCGTTGCACTTAGTAAAGTGGATGTAACGATGACGATGGATCAACAGGACCATACGGTCTGCATCGATGCTCTAGCGAAGTGCACGGGAAAAACGGGTGTTGAAATGGAAGCACTGACTGCAGTGTCCGTTGCAGCATTGACTGTTTACGACATGTGCAAGGGTGTTAGCCGGGAGCTGAAAATTACAGATATCAGGCTGACCTCTAAGACTGGCGGCACCAGGGGAGATTACTTCGAGGAACGCATCTGA
- the LOC135394768 gene encoding transmembrane protein 272-like, with translation MATSREGQPEADRIADDPPPAANNANVEAPREEDATDFVTPPPYSTLSAKVKEARQSSTSTRHFLGTVLVLFCGTVGLTYLLVVTVVIPIVMVVIGSYYLNDCPIEKHIPIYLVTGGVVGVVKLLLSIYSRCTKHKRPEHEAEGPHDREAMFCDMVLNCFLFGWYIAGCVWIFGAYLPDFSDPGSLEYCNKTLYYFAFAVVASGIIFLVAIASCACCVILYHACCKRQRY, from the exons ATGGCGACGTCGCGGGAAGGTCAACCCGAGGCAGATCGG ATCGCGGATGATCCACCTCCGGCTGCCAACAATGCCAACGTGGAAGCACCAAGGGAGGAAGATGCTACGGACTTTGTCA CTCCACCTCCCTACTCAACACTATCTGCAAAGGTGAAAGAAGCGAGGCAGTCATCAACAAGCACAAGGCACTTTTTAGGAACTGTCTTGGTCCTGTTCTGCGGCACAG TGGGTCTGACCTATCTGCTGGTCGTCACAGTGGTCATACCAATAGTAATGGTTGTCATAG GTTCCTACTACCTGAACGACTGCCCCATTGAGAAGCACATCCCCATTTACCTTGTCACTGGGGGCGTTGTTGGAGTTGTAAAGCTGCTGTTGAGCATCTACAGTCGTTGCACGAAGCATAAGCGTcccgaacatgaagcagaaggTCCACACGACAGAGAAGCCATGTTCTGCGACATGGTCCTAAATTGCTTCCTCTTCGGATGGTACATTGCAG GATGTGTCTGGATTTTTGGGGCTTACCTGCCAGACTTCAGTGATCCGGGGAGCCTGGAGTACTGCAACAAGACACTGTACTACTTTGCTTTTGCCGTTGTGGCCTCGGGAATAATTTTTTTGGTTGCAATTGCCTCATGTGCCTGCTGTGTCATTCTGTACCATGCCTGCTGTAAGAGACAGAGATACTAG